The following coding sequences lie in one Mercenaria mercenaria strain notata chromosome 5, MADL_Memer_1, whole genome shotgun sequence genomic window:
- the LOC123556625 gene encoding uncharacterized protein LOC123556625 gives MGKQRKTNKRRTAEKPEIRIKGTAKTDKKTPKQNNSTTSVNSLEKIKKKGNNENRASYVAGTVGGIVGGTIAGALIWPVGLVLGGPVGGIIIGAGAAGLSGVAIQDILSMHDQLLRFLVICLGVLIIPVLFYLVFLTATFEYVQEELAPRGFIHLE, from the exons ATGGGAAAGCAACGCAAGACAAATAAAAGGCGCACTGCTGAAAAGCCGGAAATCAGGATAAAAGGCACAGCTAAAACTGACAAAAAGACACCTAAACAAAATAATTCAACCACTTCAGTAAACTctctggaaaaaataaaaaagaaag GCAATAACGAGAACAGAGCCTCTTACGTGGCTGGCACTGTAGGTGGTATTGTAGGGGGAACGATTGCTGGTGCACTTATTTGGCCAGTTGGGCTTGTCCTCGGTGGACCTGTTGGTGGTATTATTATAGGTGCTGGTGCTGCTGGATTGTCTGGTGTTGCGATTCAAG atATTTTATCAATGCACGATCAACTACTGCGTTTTCTAGTAATTTGTTTGGGCGTTTTGATCATACCTGTCCTGTTTTACCTAGTTTTCC TAACAGCGACatttgaatatgttcaagaaGAATTGGCGCCCAGAGGATTCATACATTTGGAATGA